A region of Prochlorococcus marinus subsp. pastoris str. CCMP1986 DNA encodes the following proteins:
- a CDS encoding CrcB family protein, producing the protein MFRIFYYFNLYKLNKKYLLTFLLTAYCATFLRFYFKNNFVISIIGSFLYGFFISRKISKSKKEILFSGFFACFTSFSGFVHFLYQFIIQGYYLKLFIYLNVIVILNLIIMYIGFQLSRKIT; encoded by the coding sequence TTGTTTAGGATATTTTATTACTTTAACCTTTATAAATTGAATAAAAAATATTTATTAACTTTTTTATTAACTGCCTATTGCGCTACATTCCTAAGATTTTATTTTAAAAATAATTTTGTTATTTCTATTATAGGTTCTTTTTTATATGGCTTTTTTATTTCAAGGAAAATTAGTAAGTCAAAAAAAGAAATTTTATTTAGTGGTTTCTTTGCTTGCTTTACATCTTTTAGCGGTTTTGTTCACTTTTTATATCAATTTATTATCCAAGGTTACTATCTAAAGTTATTTATTTATTTGAATGTAATTGTTATTTTAAATTTAATAATAATGTATATTGGTTTTCAGTTAAGTAGAAAAATTACTTAA
- a CDS encoding FluC/FEX family fluoride channel gives MELDGFIYILVGSTFGLIVRMFIKYISGKKKIFYSNNILIVNVLASLFLGIFEGLNITNKNLILFIFVGFLGCFSTFSSFIYQLFNLIREKKYLILLIYYAEVILLSFLFFCLGYFITLTFIN, from the coding sequence TTGGAACTAGATGGTTTTATTTATATTTTAGTAGGAAGTACCTTCGGGTTGATTGTAAGAATGTTTATAAAATATATTTCTGGAAAAAAGAAAATATTTTATTCTAATAATATTTTAATAGTAAATGTTTTAGCCTCTTTATTTTTAGGTATTTTCGAAGGTTTGAATATAACAAATAAGAATTTAATACTATTTATTTTTGTTGGTTTTTTAGGATGTTTCAGTACATTTTCATCTTTCATATATCAGTTATTTAATTTGATTCGAGAAAAAAAATATTTAATCCTATTGATTTATTATGCTGAAGTTATATTATTATCTTTTTTATTTTTTTGTTTAGGATATTTTATTACTTTAACCTTTATAAATTGA
- the gyrB gene encoding DNA topoisomerase (ATP-hydrolyzing) subunit B yields the protein MSEEKRSNKISNDYGADQIQVLEGLEPVRKRPGMYIGSTGPRGLHHLVYEVVDNSVDEALAGHCDHIEIVLKEDGSALISDNGRGIPTDIHPRTGKSALETVLTVLHAGGKFGSGGYKVSGGLHGVGISVVNALSEWVHVTVSRDGYEFNQRFEKGIAKGELKSQKQQKKPFRKGTTICFKPDTSIFTDGIKFDYALLSSRLRELAYLNGGVKIIFRDERQNLSDGSFKEEIYLYDGGIKEYVEYINKEKESIHSEVIYVDSQKDNVYVEAALQWCSDVYSDNILGFANNIRTIDGGTHIDGLKTVLTRTFNAIAKKRGKRKEVDKNLSGENIREGLTVVLSVKVPEPEFEGQTKTKLGNTEVRGIVDSLIGESLIKYMEFNPNVFDLILEKAIQSFNAAEAAKRARDLVRRKSVLESSTLPGKLADCSSRDPSGAEIYIVEGDSAGGSAKQGRDRRFQAILPLRGKILNIEKTDDAKIYKNTEIQSLITALGLGIKGEEFNVNSLRYHRVVIMTDADVDGAHIRTLLLTFFYRYQRDLVEKGFIYIACPPLYKVERGKNHKYCYNENQLKQTIEDFGEKANYNIQRFKGLGEMMPKQLWDTTMNPQTRMMKRVEIEDALEADRIFNILMGDKVAPRREFIETHSANLDMATLDI from the coding sequence ATGAGTGAGGAAAAAAGATCTAATAAAATCTCCAATGACTATGGTGCTGATCAGATACAGGTTTTAGAGGGATTAGAACCTGTTCGTAAACGACCAGGAATGTATATTGGTTCTACTGGTCCAAGAGGGCTTCATCATCTTGTATATGAAGTCGTAGATAATTCTGTAGATGAAGCCTTAGCAGGTCATTGTGATCATATTGAGATAGTTCTTAAAGAAGATGGATCAGCTTTGATCTCAGATAATGGCAGGGGTATTCCCACAGATATACATCCAAGGACAGGTAAAAGTGCTCTGGAAACTGTTCTTACTGTTCTTCATGCAGGGGGAAAATTTGGAAGTGGTGGATATAAGGTTTCTGGTGGATTACATGGTGTCGGAATCTCTGTTGTTAACGCTCTAAGTGAGTGGGTGCATGTTACTGTTTCAAGAGATGGTTATGAATTTAATCAAAGATTTGAGAAAGGAATTGCAAAAGGTGAATTAAAATCCCAAAAACAACAAAAAAAACCATTTAGAAAAGGTACAACAATTTGTTTTAAGCCAGATACATCGATATTTACTGATGGTATTAAATTTGATTATGCTCTTTTATCCTCAAGATTAAGAGAATTGGCTTATCTCAATGGCGGCGTCAAAATTATATTTAGAGATGAGAGGCAAAATTTATCGGATGGTTCTTTCAAAGAAGAAATTTACTTATATGATGGCGGTATTAAAGAATATGTTGAGTACATAAATAAAGAAAAGGAATCTATTCATTCTGAGGTTATTTATGTCGATTCACAAAAAGATAATGTTTACGTGGAAGCAGCTTTGCAATGGTGCTCGGATGTTTATTCAGATAATATATTGGGATTTGCAAATAATATCAGAACGATAGATGGCGGCACGCATATAGATGGCTTAAAAACTGTATTGACTAGAACTTTTAATGCTATCGCGAAAAAAAGAGGTAAAAGAAAAGAAGTTGATAAAAATTTGTCAGGAGAAAATATTAGAGAAGGTTTGACAGTCGTATTATCTGTAAAAGTTCCAGAACCGGAATTTGAAGGTCAAACAAAGACAAAATTGGGAAATACTGAAGTGAGAGGGATTGTTGATTCGCTCATAGGAGAATCATTAATAAAGTATATGGAATTTAATCCTAATGTTTTTGATTTAATTCTAGAAAAAGCAATTCAATCTTTTAATGCGGCAGAAGCAGCTAAACGAGCGAGGGATTTAGTAAGGAGAAAAAGTGTTCTTGAGAGTTCAACTTTGCCTGGCAAATTGGCAGATTGCAGTTCAAGAGATCCCTCAGGTGCAGAGATTTATATAGTTGAGGGTGATTCCGCTGGAGGTTCAGCTAAACAAGGAAGAGATAGGAGATTTCAGGCGATTTTACCTTTGAGAGGAAAAATATTAAATATTGAAAAAACAGATGATGCAAAAATATATAAAAATACAGAAATTCAATCACTAATCACTGCTTTGGGATTGGGTATAAAGGGTGAAGAGTTTAATGTAAATTCTCTTAGGTATCATAGGGTTGTAATTATGACTGATGCAGACGTAGATGGGGCACATATTAGAACATTACTATTAACTTTTTTTTATAGATATCAAAGGGATCTCGTTGAAAAAGGTTTTATATACATTGCTTGTCCCCCTTTATACAAAGTTGAAAGAGGAAAAAATCATAAATATTGCTATAACGAAAATCAATTGAAGCAAACTATAGAAGATTTTGGAGAAAAAGCTAACTATAATATTCAAAGATTTAAAGGTTTAGGTGAAATGATGCCTAAACAATTATGGGATACAACAATGAATCCTCAGACACGAATGATGAAAAGAGTAGAAATTGAAGATGCTCTAGAAGCAGATAGAATTTTCAATATTTTGATGGGAGATAAAGTGGCACCAAGAAGAGAGTTTATTGAAACTCATAGTGCCAATTTAGATATGGCGACATTAGATATATGA
- the miaA gene encoding tRNA (adenosine(37)-N6)-dimethylallyltransferase MiaA — translation MFQPKPLVIVLIGPTASGKTELGIEIAKYFNLNIHNVDSRQLYRFMDIGTAKPTKEQQKTIKHFLIDLEEPSSQVNAKQFQEIATKSINRELNQNRIPFLIGGSGLYMNSIIKGFFAPNVPPQKVLRSQFEKLGQEKCWELLKICDPVLTKKINYADQVRTIRALEVFYVTGKPISSQKFQNPPPWKILELGLYREDLKERIFKRTKNMFEFGIIDETKKIINQYGSNLPLLETIGYREAKDVIKENLKLEKAIEITTTKTIQFAKRQKTWFRNKNNPIWLNNKNLLKDAIINIKHALR, via the coding sequence ATGTTCCAACCAAAACCATTAGTAATAGTTTTAATCGGACCTACAGCGAGTGGCAAAACTGAGCTAGGAATCGAAATTGCTAAATATTTTAATCTCAATATACATAATGTCGACTCAAGACAACTTTATCGATTTATGGACATAGGTACAGCAAAGCCAACTAAAGAACAACAAAAAACAATAAAGCATTTTTTAATAGATCTTGAAGAACCCTCTAGCCAAGTAAATGCAAAACAATTTCAAGAAATTGCTACCAAATCAATAAATCGAGAACTAAATCAAAACAGAATTCCTTTTCTAATAGGCGGGAGCGGGCTATATATGAATTCAATAATAAAGGGTTTCTTTGCTCCGAATGTGCCCCCTCAAAAAGTTTTAAGATCACAATTCGAAAAACTAGGGCAAGAAAAATGTTGGGAACTTTTAAAAATTTGTGATCCTGTCTTAACAAAAAAAATCAATTACGCTGATCAAGTTAGAACGATAAGAGCTTTAGAAGTCTTTTATGTAACGGGCAAACCAATATCCTCTCAAAAATTCCAGAACCCTCCCCCATGGAAAATATTAGAATTAGGTCTATACAGAGAAGATTTAAAAGAACGTATTTTCAAAAGAACAAAAAATATGTTTGAATTTGGAATTATAGATGAGACCAAAAAGATTATTAATCAATATGGATCAAATTTACCTTTACTAGAAACGATTGGATATAGAGAAGCCAAGGATGTAATAAAGGAAAATTTAAAACTTGAAAAAGCTATTGAAATAACTACAACAAAAACAATCCAATTTGCTAAGAGACAAAAAACATGGTTCCGTAATAAAAACAATCCAATATGGCTTAATAACAAAAACCTACTAAAAGATGCAATAATCAATATAAAGCATGCATTACGCTAG
- the infC gene encoding translation initiation factor IF-3, which translates to MPPRPRFDRRAPVRELPNINERIKYPQLRVVDSDGKQLGVIDRIKALEIAHQRGLDLVLVSEKANPPVCRIMDYGKYKFEQEKKAKETKKKSHQTEVKEVKMRYKIDKHDYDVRIGQAVRFLKSGDKVKCTVFFRGREIQHSNLAETLLLKMANDLEEQSEVQQRPKREGRNMIMFLSPRKTPLIKKEEG; encoded by the coding sequence ATGCCACCACGTCCACGCTTTGATCGCCGCGCTCCTGTTAGAGAGCTCCCAAATATTAACGAAAGAATTAAATACCCTCAACTAAGAGTTGTTGATTCAGATGGTAAACAACTAGGAGTGATTGATAGAATAAAAGCGCTAGAAATTGCTCATCAAAGAGGACTTGACTTGGTTTTAGTAAGCGAGAAAGCTAATCCGCCTGTTTGTAGGATAATGGATTACGGAAAATATAAATTTGAACAGGAGAAAAAAGCAAAAGAAACAAAGAAAAAATCTCACCAAACTGAAGTTAAAGAGGTGAAAATGAGATACAAAATTGATAAACATGATTATGACGTAAGAATAGGTCAAGCTGTGAGATTTTTAAAATCAGGCGATAAAGTTAAATGTACAGTTTTTTTTAGAGGTAGAGAAATTCAGCACTCAAATTTAGCAGAAACACTCCTTTTAAAAATGGCTAATGATTTAGAAGAACAGTCAGAAGTTCAACAAAGACCAAAAAGGGAAGGTAGAAATATGATTATGTTTTTAAGTCCCAGAAAAACACCTTTAATAAAAAAAGAAGAAGGGTAA
- a CDS encoding GntR family transcriptional regulator yields the protein MRFHIQQEIDIPASTQLYNQICFAIAARYYPPGHRLPSTRQLAMQTGLHRNTISKVYRQLETDGVVEAIAGSGIYVRDNLKKSFNSKNNLNTTPALETKKAVDKLIKLGCTLQETRNLLTNEIDWRIKCGSRIIVSTPREDIGASMLIAEDLSPNINVPVEVIPMEELEKVLCNSNNGTIVTSRYFLQPLEKLAKQYRVRAIAVDLSDFQKELKIIKELKPGSCVGIVSISPGLLRAAEIIIHSMRGSDIVIMTTISDNSNRLLALLKASNHIVCDGPSLSVIENTLLKNRSQLMRVPQIICAKNYLSIKTINHLKTEIGVIN from the coding sequence GTGAGATTTCATATTCAACAAGAAATTGATATTCCTGCATCTACACAGTTATATAATCAAATTTGCTTTGCAATTGCAGCTAGATATTATCCTCCAGGTCATCGCTTGCCTAGTACTAGACAATTAGCTATGCAAACAGGATTGCATCGCAATACTATAAGTAAAGTTTATAGACAACTCGAAACGGATGGAGTGGTTGAAGCGATAGCAGGATCAGGGATTTATGTGAGAGATAATCTTAAAAAATCTTTTAATTCAAAAAACAATTTAAATACAACTCCTGCTCTAGAGACAAAAAAAGCAGTTGACAAATTAATCAAACTTGGATGCACTCTTCAAGAAACAAGAAATCTGTTGACTAATGAAATTGATTGGCGCATTAAATGTGGATCAAGAATAATAGTTAGTACCCCTCGGGAAGATATAGGTGCCTCTATGTTAATTGCAGAAGACCTCTCTCCTAACATCAACGTACCAGTAGAAGTTATCCCTATGGAAGAATTAGAAAAAGTTCTTTGCAACTCCAATAATGGGACAATTGTCACAAGTAGATATTTTTTACAACCCTTAGAAAAATTAGCAAAACAATATAGGGTTAGAGCTATTGCTGTTGATTTGAGCGACTTTCAGAAAGAATTAAAAATAATCAAAGAATTAAAACCTGGTAGTTGTGTAGGTATTGTAAGCATCAGTCCTGGCCTATTAAGAGCTGCAGAAATCATCATACATAGCATGAGAGGAAGTGATATAGTAATCATGACTACCATCTCAGATAACAGTAATAGATTATTAGCCCTTTTAAAAGCTTCCAATCATATAGTTTGCGATGGACCTAGTTTATCTGTTATTGAAAATACTCTGCTAAAAAATCGTTCTCAGTTGATGAGAGTACCACAAATTATATGTGCAAAAAATTATTTAAGCATAAAAACTATAAATCATTTAAAAACTGAGATAGGAGTAATTAATTAA
- the cysE gene encoding serine O-acetyltransferase, whose translation MLRTFKSDIEIIRERDPAARGILEIFLCYPGFQSIIVHRFTHKLWLLKLPLIPRLLSHLNRLLTGIEIHPGAKIGEKVFIDHGMGVVIGETAEIGNNCLLYQGVTLGGTGKSHGKRHPTLMENVVVGAGAKVLGSIIIGQNTRIGAGSVVVRNVEENSTVVGIPGRVVHQSGVKVNPLAHSALPDAEANVIKNLMDRIDQLENQILQLQNTLQCLVNSESNDISKIGNAQNLKDKEIIEFLGDN comes from the coding sequence ATGCTAAGAACTTTCAAGTCAGATATTGAAATAATAAGAGAGAGAGATCCTGCAGCAAGAGGAATTTTAGAAATTTTTCTTTGCTATCCTGGTTTCCAATCAATTATCGTTCATAGGTTTACCCATAAATTATGGTTATTAAAGTTACCCTTAATTCCGAGATTATTAAGTCATTTAAATAGATTATTAACAGGAATAGAAATACATCCAGGTGCCAAAATCGGGGAAAAAGTTTTTATAGATCATGGCATGGGTGTTGTCATCGGCGAAACAGCTGAAATTGGTAATAACTGCTTACTTTATCAAGGAGTTACATTAGGAGGAACTGGTAAAAGTCATGGCAAAAGGCATCCAACATTAATGGAGAATGTTGTAGTTGGGGCAGGAGCAAAAGTTCTAGGCTCAATAATAATTGGGCAAAATACTAGAATTGGTGCAGGTTCAGTCGTTGTTCGTAATGTCGAAGAAAATAGTACTGTTGTTGGAATACCAGGAAGAGTAGTTCATCAAAGTGGTGTAAAAGTTAATCCCTTAGCACACTCTGCTTTACCAGACGCTGAAGCTAATGTAATCAAAAATTTAATGGACAGAATAGATCAGCTTGAAAACCAAATCCTTCAACTACAAAATACCCTTCAATGTTTGGTAAATTCAGAATCTAATGATATTTCTAAAATTGGCAATGCACAAAATCTAAAAGACAAAGAAATAATAGAATTCTTAGGAGATAACTAA
- the secA gene encoding preprotein translocase subunit SecA, with translation MLKLLLGDPNTRKLKRYQPMVEEINLLEEDVSILTDDELRNETHNLKSNISSELNIKKQKELLEETLPKAFAIVREASKRVLEMRHFDVQLIGGMVLHEGQIAEMKTGEGKTLVATLPCYLNALTGKGVHVVTVNDYLARRDAEWMGQVHRFLGLSVGLIQQDMSPAERKKNYACDITYATNSELGFDYLRDNMATEIEEVVQRKFNYCVIDEVDSILIDEARTPLIISGQIERPQEKYQKAAELSLSLIKAKELSKDGIDPEGDYEVDEKQRSCILTDQGFAKCEEALKVNDLYDPKDPWAHYITNALKAKELFVKDVNYIIKKDEAVIVDEFTGRVMPGRRWSDGQHQAIEAKEGLKIQPETQTLASITYQNFFLLYPGLAGMTGTAKTEEVEFEKTYKLESTVVPTNQIRKRQDWADQVFKTELGKWKAVANETAEIHRNGRPVLVGTTSVEKSELLSSLLFEQQIPHNLLNAKPENVEREAEIVAQAGRSGAVTIATNMAGRGTDIILGGNSDYMARLKLKETLMPLLVKPDNEHKPPIPQQRNSKSGGGFSANVDSIANKNTKSGVDSLFPCQLGEDIKRKLSLLSNELVKNWGDRSLTILELDDKIATAAEKAPTEDKLIQSLRESLSEVKNEYEKVLIHEEENVRNAGGLHVIGTERHESRRVDNQLRGRAGRQGDLGSTRFFLSLEDNLLRIFGGDRVANLMNAFRVDEDMPIESGMLTRSLESAQKKVETYYYDIRKQVFEYDEVMNNQRKAVYNERLRVLKGNDLKKQVIGYGERTMEEIVEAYINPDLPPEEWDIDQLISKVKEFIYLLNDLKSEDVSVLSIEELKNYLQEQLRIAYDLKEAQIEKFRPGLMREAERFFILQQIDNLWREHLQSMDSLRESVGLRGYGQKDPLIEYKNEGYDMFLEMMTNMRRNVIYSMFMFQPKSEKVTNN, from the coding sequence ATGCTCAAACTTTTGTTGGGAGACCCGAATACACGAAAGTTAAAGAGATATCAACCAATGGTTGAAGAAATAAACTTATTAGAAGAAGACGTATCCATATTAACTGATGATGAATTGCGGAATGAAACTCATAATCTTAAATCAAATATTTCATCAGAGTTAAATATTAAAAAACAAAAGGAACTATTAGAAGAAACGTTACCAAAAGCTTTTGCAATCGTCAGAGAAGCAAGTAAAAGAGTTTTAGAAATGCGTCATTTTGATGTGCAATTAATTGGTGGGATGGTTCTCCATGAAGGACAAATTGCTGAGATGAAAACTGGAGAAGGTAAAACTCTCGTTGCAACGCTACCATGTTATCTCAATGCTTTAACTGGTAAAGGTGTACATGTTGTTACCGTGAACGACTACTTAGCTCGAAGAGATGCTGAGTGGATGGGACAAGTGCATCGTTTTTTGGGCTTATCAGTTGGTCTAATTCAGCAAGATATGAGTCCTGCTGAAAGAAAAAAAAACTATGCATGTGACATAACCTATGCCACTAATTCTGAATTAGGTTTTGATTATTTGAGAGATAACATGGCTACTGAAATCGAAGAAGTAGTTCAAAGAAAATTTAATTATTGCGTTATAGATGAAGTAGATTCAATTTTAATTGATGAAGCAAGAACTCCTCTAATAATTTCTGGTCAAATAGAAAGGCCACAAGAAAAATATCAAAAAGCGGCAGAATTATCATTGTCTCTAATTAAGGCGAAAGAGTTGAGTAAAGATGGAATTGATCCAGAGGGTGATTATGAAGTTGATGAAAAACAACGTAGTTGTATATTAACTGATCAAGGATTTGCTAAATGTGAAGAGGCCTTGAAGGTTAATGATTTATACGATCCTAAAGATCCTTGGGCTCATTACATTACTAATGCATTAAAAGCTAAAGAATTATTCGTTAAAGATGTAAATTACATCATTAAAAAAGATGAAGCAGTAATAGTTGATGAATTTACTGGAAGGGTTATGCCTGGAAGAAGATGGAGTGATGGACAACATCAGGCAATCGAAGCAAAAGAAGGTCTTAAAATTCAACCTGAGACCCAAACATTAGCATCTATAACGTATCAGAACTTTTTCCTTTTATATCCAGGATTAGCTGGTATGACAGGAACTGCAAAGACCGAAGAGGTAGAATTTGAAAAAACTTATAAATTAGAGTCAACAGTTGTTCCAACTAATCAGATAAGAAAAAGACAAGATTGGGCTGATCAAGTTTTTAAAACAGAGCTTGGAAAATGGAAAGCAGTTGCTAATGAGACAGCAGAAATACATAGGAACGGTAGACCTGTTTTAGTAGGTACAACAAGTGTCGAAAAAAGTGAGTTATTAAGTTCACTTCTTTTCGAGCAGCAAATCCCACATAATTTGCTAAATGCAAAACCAGAGAATGTAGAACGCGAGGCAGAAATCGTAGCTCAGGCTGGAAGATCTGGTGCCGTCACTATCGCAACAAATATGGCGGGAAGAGGAACTGATATTATTCTTGGTGGTAATAGCGACTATATGGCAAGGCTAAAATTAAAAGAGACTTTAATGCCCTTACTAGTTAAGCCAGATAATGAGCATAAACCGCCAATACCTCAACAAAGAAATTCAAAATCTGGGGGAGGATTTTCTGCAAATGTTGACTCAATTGCAAATAAAAATACTAAAAGCGGTGTAGACAGTCTTTTCCCATGTCAGTTAGGCGAAGATATTAAAAGAAAACTATCTTTATTATCCAATGAACTTGTAAAAAATTGGGGAGATAGAAGCTTAACTATTCTGGAATTAGACGATAAAATAGCTACTGCTGCTGAAAAAGCTCCAACTGAAGATAAACTAATACAATCTTTGAGAGAATCTTTATCAGAGGTGAAAAATGAATATGAAAAGGTATTAATTCATGAAGAAGAAAATGTTAGGAATGCTGGAGGTCTTCATGTCATAGGAACTGAAAGGCATGAGTCAAGAAGAGTTGATAATCAACTTAGAGGAAGAGCAGGTAGACAAGGAGATCTTGGAAGTACCAGATTCTTTTTATCTTTGGAAGATAATCTATTAAGGATATTTGGAGGAGATAGGGTAGCAAACCTAATGAACGCTTTTAGGGTAGATGAAGATATGCCTATTGAGTCAGGAATGCTTACTAGATCTTTAGAAAGTGCACAGAAGAAAGTCGAGACTTATTATTATGACATCAGAAAACAAGTTTTTGAATATGATGAGGTAATGAATAATCAAAGAAAAGCGGTTTATAATGAGAGATTAAGAGTTCTAAAAGGGAATGATTTGAAGAAACAAGTCATAGGGTATGGAGAAAGAACAATGGAAGAAATTGTAGAAGCTTATATCAATCCTGATTTACCTCCAGAAGAATGGGACATAGATCAATTGATTTCTAAAGTAAAAGAATTCATTTATTTATTAAATGATCTTAAATCAGAAGATGTTAGTGTCTTATCTATTGAAGAATTAAAAAATTATCTTCAAGAGCAATTACGTATTGCATATGATTTGAAGGAGGCTCAAATAGAGAAATTTCGTCCAGGTTTAATGAGGGAAGCTGAAAGGTTTTTTATACTTCAACAAATTGATAATTTATGGAGAGAACATCTTCAATCGATGGATTCTTTAAGAGAATCTGTAGGATTAAGAGGTTATGGTCAAAAGGACCCCTTGATTGAATATAAAAATGAAGGTTATGATATGTTTCTTGAAATGATGACTAATATGAGAAGAAATGTTATTTATTCAATGTTTATGTTTCAACCTAAAAGTGAAAAAGTAACTAATAATTAA
- a CDS encoding GNAT family N-acetyltransferase: MKPVFLIKHSQGALGLRLFGLGPNLKPTKGLFKLQQFLHRNAFWAKDRTIKDLKKCLANSDVVVSIWSNNEPVGFGRALSDGIYRGVLWDIVIDQDHQGKGYGKMIVKNLLESNKIKHTKKIYLMTTSKKMFYSQVDFKEVTSQNLLVHEM; this comes from the coding sequence ATGAAACCAGTATTTTTAATTAAACATTCACAAGGTGCTCTTGGATTAAGATTATTTGGATTAGGTCCTAATCTCAAACCCACGAAAGGATTATTTAAACTTCAACAATTTCTTCATCGTAATGCATTTTGGGCTAAGGATAGAACAATTAAAGACCTCAAAAAATGTCTTGCTAATAGCGATGTTGTTGTAAGTATTTGGTCTAATAATGAACCAGTTGGTTTTGGAAGAGCCTTGTCAGATGGTATTTATAGAGGCGTTTTATGGGATATAGTAATTGATCAAGATCATCAAGGGAAAGGTTACGGCAAGATGATTGTGAAAAATCTTTTAGAATCAAATAAAATAAAACATACCAAGAAAATATATTTAATGACTACGAGCAAAAAAATGTTTTATTCGCAAGTTGATTTCAAAGAAGTTACTTCACAAAATCTTTTAGTACACGAAATGTAA
- a CDS encoding GtrA family protein, which produces MALCKIYILKIKEVSKILKILNSISQANKYQILRFFISGLIATFINFLVFNSFYLIFKNIIFASLLGYSTGLLSSFVFAKIWVFRDNSQKKIIKSFFIFCLIYFLGGLEMSLVIIFLSRLIDNYKIAWLIGAFIGALNNYLGSKYFLFKK; this is translated from the coding sequence GTGGCTTTATGCAAGATTTATATCTTAAAGATCAAAGAGGTTAGTAAAATTTTAAAAATTTTGAATAGTATTTCTCAAGCAAATAAATATCAAATATTAAGATTTTTTATCTCGGGTTTAATTGCAACATTTATAAATTTCTTAGTATTTAATTCATTTTATTTAATTTTTAAAAATATAATATTTGCTTCCTTATTGGGTTACTCGACAGGACTTTTATCATCATTTGTTTTTGCAAAGATTTGGGTTTTTAGAGATAATTCACAAAAAAAAATAATTAAATCTTTTTTTATTTTTTGTTTAATTTATTTTTTAGGAGGTTTAGAAATGTCTCTAGTAATTATTTTTTTGAGTCGATTAATTGATAATTATAAGATTGCTTGGTTGATAGGAGCATTTATTGGCGCCTTAAATAATTATTTAGGTTCGAAATATTTTTTATTTAAGAAGTAA
- a CDS encoding nuclear transport factor 2 family protein, whose protein sequence is MPLTVSIEDLRGLFTKPYGADAPTKAKWAEFYNENVTFIDPTQETKGLDSYVEAQEKLVKRCDDVYLETHAISISGNYGFVEWTMGLKIMGKEFIYPGTTRLIFSDNGLIQEHRDYFDFCGPTFGPVPILGPFIRWLYARFIS, encoded by the coding sequence ATGCCACTTACTGTTTCTATTGAGGATTTAAGAGGATTATTTACTAAACCCTATGGGGCAGATGCACCAACAAAAGCAAAGTGGGCAGAGTTTTATAATGAGAATGTTACCTTCATTGATCCAACACAGGAAACGAAAGGATTAGATTCTTATGTAGAGGCCCAAGAAAAGCTGGTTAAAAGATGCGATGATGTTTATTTGGAAACTCATGCAATATCAATCAGCGGAAACTATGGATTTGTAGAATGGACTATGGGTTTAAAAATTATGGGTAAAGAATTTATATATCCTGGCACGACACGTTTGATATTTTCTGACAATGGCTTAATCCAAGAACACAGAGATTATTTTGATTTTTGTGGTCCTACTTTTGGGCCCGTTCCTATTTTGGGTCCATTTATAAGGTGGCTTTATGCAAGATTTATATCTTAA
- the ribH gene encoding 6,7-dimethyl-8-ribityllumazine synthase, with translation MTIFEGSFTNASTLKVGIVVARFNDLITNKILSGCLDCLKRHGLDTSETSKELDIVWVPGSFELPIAAKTLLKKTNYDVVIALGAVIRGETSHYDVVISEASKGISQVSYENNVPIIFGVLTTDSMQQALERAGIKNNLGWNYALQAIEMGSLIKNLN, from the coding sequence ATGACTATCTTTGAGGGATCTTTTACCAATGCTTCTACTTTAAAAGTAGGTATAGTTGTAGCTAGATTTAATGATTTAATTACTAATAAAATATTATCTGGGTGTCTTGATTGTCTTAAAAGACATGGTTTAGATACTTCAGAAACAAGTAAAGAACTTGATATTGTTTGGGTTCCTGGATCATTTGAACTGCCAATAGCAGCTAAAACACTTTTGAAAAAAACTAACTATGACGTTGTAATTGCTCTTGGAGCTGTTATTAGAGGAGAAACTTCTCATTATGATGTTGTTATTTCTGAGGCTAGTAAGGGAATTTCACAAGTTTCATATGAAAATAATGTCCCAATTATTTTTGGTGTTTTAACTACTGATAGTATGCAACAGGCTTTAGAAAGAGCTGGGATAAAAAACAACCTTGGTTGGAACTATGCTTTACAAGCAATTGAGATGGGTTCTTTAATCAAAAATTTAAATTAG